The nucleotide sequence ACTGAATTTTTTGCATGATGTCTTAGAGATGATACTGAAGGAGCAAATGCTTTCATGGGGTGCTTCACAGCCTGGTGCTGAAAAGGGGCTGCAAGAAAAAACACATTATATTGGCAAGAGTGATGCACATTaaaatcatttccatccataaAGGTGAGTAGGACAAAAACTTGGGTGGAATTATGGAAGTACCTTTAGCGGGATAAGTAAAACTAGGTGACAAATTGTGCAATGCTTCATTTGGTTGTAGTGCTTGAATTCCATGTCTTTTCCAGTCAAAGCTTAGAGAAGTTGATATGGGAGAGATAATGGGGCCTGTGACATTTATTTGGACCAATCATATCTCAAATTCTAATAACAGAAGCATATATatgaattctattttttctactGTAGAGTATAGAAACaatgattaattgattattgacATCTCTTCTCCTCTCCCAATACAACAGTTCCATTTTTCACATCTGTAGTTCCTGTATAACATTCTATTGGAATTCATGGTTGTATTAACTATCACCATCTGTTTTGgttcattttaatatataaggCTAAATGGCTGAAAGTACTTGTAACAtccattttaagaaaataattagacaAATGTTGGGCTTGATGAAGACCTTGTATGTGCAAAATACATGTATCCAAAGGGTACAACCAGAAAAACTGCCTTGTTAGAATATATGAGAAATGAATGGCCTTATGGGAAGGTGATAATTTTCTGGGTGACAAGTTATTACAGTGTTAAAGAAATAGCAAcacaaaattgagatttaacAGGGACTTTTTGAAACAAGTACAGCAGTTAACAAGGATTTTGAGGTACACATAATCAGCCAGTTGTTGCTTTGCTCGTGGGTTTGGAATTCTGTTACTTGATTACGGTTAATACTTTAACCCATGCTACAAGGATTTGGGTATGGGTCTCAGGTGTCGGTGTCTGTGAACATGTCAGGCACCCAATTCTCACATCCAAGGACACATGATTAGGGACAAATTTTGAATTCTTAGatacctttttctttaatttaattaatggtAAGGGTGTTCAGGCTCTAGCATACAATTTATTGTGCTCAGAAATAAGTGTTTTATgcataattcttttctttctttctttctttttgtgtgCTCAAGTTTTATGCATAATTTCATAAAGGAACTTTTTACTTTATCATATTTACTAAGCCCTCATCTTTGTAATATAGCCTTTACCATGGAGCTGAAAGATGTTGAGGAGGAGGGCAGCTAACTACTTCACCAATTCAGAAGGGTCCCTATAATGTAGACTTTATTACTAAGCTGAAAGCTGCTATGACAGGAGTGAGGTAGATAACTGCTCGAGAACAGCACAATCATTCAATGCGTGTAAGCATTTGGACGCGTATAACTTTTTCATACTTATGCACACACCCTTGATCAGGATGATATCCAACAAGATGGCAAGGCAAAACTATGATCTACTAGTATCTAGTGAGTAATTCATTGGCATAGGATGCTATCCAGTGAAGGCCATGAGGAGACATTGTTAACAAAAGCGCTTTCACGAGTATGAAATGATGTAAACTTAATTACTTCAGCGAAAATATTCTAAAGGTATTGGCACCAGCTGAAGTGAAGGAAAAATGGGAATCTATATTCTAATCTATAAATGTTATGTTTTAGAGACAGTTACAATTCTCTAGGAATGTCTGACCTGGTCTGGTGGTTTCATGAGAGCTGAGGACAGGTGTTCCTAGATTTAAACGAAGAACTGCTGAAGCTGCTGCAAGTGAAGGTATAGAGAAACCTGCTGAAGGGGGAAAAGCCAATATGTCACAGTCAAGAATTTAATTTCCATGTATGCCATCCAGATCGtacaaaaatcaaacaaataaataaatgagaaatggaaTCTAGAACTGAACTTCTGACACAAAACTCATTCAGGGATAAAAATGCATGCATTTGCTTCAAAGGATTATCACCTtgaaattaattgttgaagatTAATCCTACTTGAGATGAATATGGaatatctttccttttttttttcaacataaaatagtttgttaggcATTAATGAAGTTCAAGTGTTCGATATTGACATTCAAGAAACAATTGCCTGTTTGATGTCGAAAAGTGAAAATAAGATGAGATAAATAGAAAGCTCATATTCTTGAAAAGGTAAATACACCATCAACGATTCTTGATTAGCTGCTGAAGGTTACAAACACCAGTAAATTACCAATCTGGAAAAGAAAGCAGTGGTCAATTTTTGGAGCCACATCTGCTTGCAAAGAATAAAGGAGACTCTAAATCCTCCTTTTGCTTTTTCTGAATAAAGATCACAgcaatagaaaattgaaatgcaaattcTCAATTAACCGGTTTGATGAAACAAGCTTAATTGAGATATACACTGGTCATAATCAAAAGAGGCTTCCTAACAAAATTAATTCCACATAAAACACATTCCTCTATCCCAATCCCTAAAGCCCAGGTAAGTTCAATTTTGATATCCCAAATCCTAATTCCACTCAGAATCCAAAATTTGAGAACCCCCAAATGGAGTTAATCAAGAAACTAAAAGCAGCAACCAAGTTCATCTCTAATTAactcaaggaagaagaaaaccatTACCTGCAGATCCACAAACTGATAAAGCACTGACAATTACGAGCTTAAAAATGAGAATCAGAGGCACCCCCATGTCCTTCAATCTGAAATCAGCCCTCAAGATCTTCCATTTCTGGCCCAACCAATCCAAGGGAGAAGTGAAAATGAAGAGAAATCAAGCGAGAGTTGGAGAAAACAGAGAAGTAAAGACATGGGTATTGGGGGTTTTAGATTACAGGAGGAGACCCACAAGCAGTACAAGTGAAGTAAGGAGAATGCAGTGTGTAGAGAGTACAACAAAGGGTTAGGTGAGGGGAAGGACTCAATTTTGGTGCCTTTCTTGAGACAAAGCCCTTGAGTTTATTACAGAACTTTGATTGGGGTTCTGATGGAATAGCTTCAGTTGTCATGAGTGATTAGAGATGTCTAAACTGATCGAGCAAAAGGCAAATCCAGCAAACCTACAGAAGTATCAGCCCCACCTCCCCTCTGAAAAGGGcggttttgagagagagagagagaggaatccAAAAGAATTGAGGATCAGTCAGAAGTTAGTTGGAGCGTAGAAAAAGATTGAATTGTGCTGATTTGTTTAACTTAGGGAATGCTTGACCCATTTCTTTATCAATTCCAAGCTGTAATCATTACTGTAGTGACCAGTGGCCTTTTGATATGAAGATTTGATCTTGGGATCAAAGCTTTTGTCAAACTGCTACTCCTATTCTCAGGACGTAACAGTTGTTACAGTGATTTATTAAGGTTGGGGAAGCTacccttattttttaattgatttaatgaatattaaacattaaaacttaataaaacccaattaaaatttaatacctTGATTTGAGTTCTTAAACCTCACATGATTAAGGGTTAATCCTAGCAAACAAGGATGCTAAATCAAGCATAACTAGAGATGCAGGCGAACACAAATTAACTTCGTCAATCTTCAACAACATCAAAGGTTGATACTTTATTAACTATATAAATCCTTTGTCATTAAGTGACTCAATCAAAGTGTTATTTCAGATGTATCTTGATGTAACTCATCGATGATTATCAATACTTCATGATACGTATAAGTTCATGAGTTGAATATAAGTTAAGATTTACAACTATGATATGGGCGTATTCAACATAAAGATACTGTTTTCAGTTTTAGAGGCGTGGGACCCACAGTACAGAAGACCATGGGCTAGGTGCTGGTTTGGAGAGAGGTGTTGGGACCCCGCTGTATTTGTTTGACATGGGATAGAAACGACATTGGCGGTGGCTTTTCATCCCAATCCTATGTACCCCCACCCCCACAATCACCATCACCATGGAGGTGTCGGTGGGCTTTCCTTTATGTGACAAAGTTGGGTTACCCATTAATTAAATCCCCCCACCTTCACTCTTCACGATgtacaagattttttattttatttttataacattatttatcattgaaatataattaataataacaatatatcaagtcttaatctcattaagtaaaaattaataacataaatgttAATTAGTCAATTATTTTTGTCCTCTATCATATCTTTTGTAACGAAATTCTAAAAATCAATAGTATAAATGTtaattagtcaactatttttgtccgctatcatatatattttgtaacgAAATTCTAATCTATTGGTACCTAAAACTAAAAGTCttctctctttatctcttttTACTACAattttcttacattttatcAACTTTCTTTATAAAAGTAcatctattaatatttctatcaTACAGtcaaatcatcttaattatGTATCACATATTTGGATCTTTAATAAAAATCACTTCAATCTtattacaaattataatatGCAATTATAAAAAAGATTGCATTTTTCTTCATCCTTTCAATATCTTTGAGAGCAGACTTGGTAAAATGACGATTTAAACTCATGAGTTTGCTTATACATTCTAAATGATTATTTTAGTAAGTATCATTGAATTATCAATACAACTATTAATATTTGATGACCAAAGTTAACATAATCattaaaaaagtttttttttttttttgaatgaattcaATAGACGGCACTAATGATATTTTCTCCTGATAATTGTAAATATCTTGATTTTAATGggattgtatatttttattagttgtttaaattttttagtttaatctttTGGTGTGAGGTTCAGAGTATGCCTTGGCTTAaagatgtaaatatttttttatttcaatgaaatttttatttacaagaaACTTTGTAAAAACAATAGGATTGCCTTTTTGATGTCTAgattaattacataattttttttttctataaataaaaatttattgtaaaaCTTCAAAACATTTACCGacttaactatatatatatatatatgctttgatGTCACACTCAATTTGACTAATTGGAAAGTTAGTTGGGTTTGCAATAAGTGAAGCAAGGAAAGGGTAGAGCCAATAAAAGGATTTGTAGTGAAACCCACCAAACCTTCTAATAAGTAATGACTTTCCTACTCCTCATAATAGCAATATTCCTAACCATCTCCCACCATGCCCCCATTGGAACACACTAATGCCCTTTGAACTGAATTATTAATTTGACCACACTAATGCCCTCTGAACTGAATTTAATAACTTGACCTAACTTTTGGAAGGATCACAAAGCCTACCCATCTTTTCATCCTTTGAATTCAATATAGAGCTTAATTACAATATTTGTCGCATTATTACATCATGGTTACTTATCATGACATCTCattacttttaaattatcaGTTAGGTTATatgtatttatctttttaaaaaaaataaaaatgggaCCACAAGTGTTACAACTACTTGAGTATGGTCCATAAGGGCCCTGAGAAGTTTTACTTAGTTGCCCTCTTGGGTATCTCTTGaagaaaaacataaatattatatgtgGTGAAGGTGACATAGAGCTGGATCGGGCTGCCTATTGTAAACTTGGGCTGGCAGCTCCACAAACAGGCCCAACCCAAAGAGATGCCGGGCTTGTCTCCTATAAGCCCTCAAAAGGGTGGCAAttaattctctctcattatGGAGCTTTTTACAAAATTAGGGGTCAGTTTGGTTAGTAATAGCTAATAATTTAAGACTTAATATATtacttaatattattatatacacaatatattacttaatagttaatattttttatatgaactatatatatacatgtacatattattttaaattcacaTTAAACAGGAAAATAATTACCAATATTTGATCTTCAGATGAAAAACTTCTCGGTTCCGATCCAATTTAGCTCATTTGGTCACCCTTACAATTGGTTGTGTATAAAAaggcgatttttttttttttgaaagttcTTTTACAGTGCAAGATCAAAACCATAAATGTTATATTgactgaaatttttatttttatttttttttgtaaagtaaAAGTAAACCATAAGTGTTATATTgactgaaatttttatttatttatttttgtttgtaaggtaaaagtaaaaatttgaaacttttGTGATAAGCCAAAAGCAAGagtagaaaattattttttcaacaaaattaTCCCCAATCAAAGTTTTGAATTGCAAGCGTTACATTtaccaaataatattttagttacATAAACACTTTTGTCGATATATTTTCTTAGGTAATCTTATTGTTAAAACCACTTGTAACAACACTAATTAAAAGAAGGTTGTAGAAATATCAAATTCCACAACCATCTAAATCTTCTCTTTAAGCGAACTGCTAGTTGACACTATCGAGATTGAATAAATATGAGAACATTCACGTGTTCTAAGTAGGTGGtctcattttatctcaaataACTGTATGGTTATTATTAATGGGATAAACAAATAAAACgttttatttaaatagaaaaatgaatttggaTGAGAGGGATATCTAATTCTAGATTTTATTAATGGCTCATCTCTTTAAACGACTTAATAACTTACAAACTCTCTATATCTTTTCGTATCAACATAATTAAATACTAAGATAGACCTAAGTAAACCTGACCAGATTACTTTAGTGGGTTTTACTAGTCTTATAAACTTGTTTCTCATAGTTCAAAATTCTAATTAGTGGTAGTCAATTTACGAAAAAGTTCTAATAATTTATACTAGTGTATAAGCGAACACCCTCtcttaatattatgaaatcttattaataaattatatatatttttaaataccaTTTATGTATCTAGCTTAAAAaactaattatactaataagaTTTAAACTCATAACCTtctaatcatatttaatttctcaaacaaTCTTTCATCACTCCaaggattaattaatttaaaattttacctaaaaaaataaattatagctGTCAAATGCCACTCAATGAactttcattaaaaaattttgtataCATATTTTACACGGTCCGTCTCTTTACTATAATTAATAAGAAATGaaacttaaaataaaagtaaagttTATGTTAGAAGGTAACAATCACAATAGTGAAATGTAGAATATTACAAAGtagagaatttgagattttagaTATGTCACCAACCTTGATTGTTTCTCAATGGGATTTGAGTATTAACTAAAACCATGACCCTTGTTTCTAAGCCACATGAGTGTTGGAGAATAAAAGTAcaaatgaaaattatgaaaatatacaTATTAATGTTGACACAAATTATAAGTTATTAATATGTATAATGAAACGTGACAGGAGAATATActttaaatgtatttattaagtATTATCACATATGGTGTCGatatatgtaaatatttaaatatataagttaTATTAAAGTAGCTACTAAAAGTACTCACTATCTTTAGATAACTAgcacaaaattttataataatgaaGAGAGATATTTACCATGCCCAATATGGAGACACCATTGTGGACTATGTATCATCACTATATTGACATCAATCATTACTAATTTtcataagtatatatatatataagggttGAGACCTCGAAAGTGTAAAGgattatttatcttattttaaaaatttattttgttgtctAATGTGAACATATGGAGGGTGTATATGCGTGGGGAAGGGATGGAGCCCACGCCTCCCATTTGATTTTACTTGTGTTGAGCAAATCTTATGTTGTTTGGCTCGACGCagataacataataattttattttatcttaaatttttatttattttgttgttatttattgtcaccctacattttttttttttataacaatgttcatatatttttcttttccattaacTCCTTACTTTTGATTTAAGGATTGGAAAGAGCATTATTGGACACACTTCAAGACAATATAAGAAATATAACTACTTactaattatgtattaaattgttgatagtctattttctttttttgtaaattatctCTAATGAAATAGATAATGTCCTAATATCGACAATGTTCTGTTCACTTATCGACAATATAAAATGGAAacatattatttcttttatgtgTGCATGACATTGCATCTATTTAATCTCTATAAACTACGACCAAATTGATGGGAGGAATTGTCAAAAAGCCTTACATTGACACACCTCCTGTTTTTCAAAATGTATGTTGATGCAAGGGTAGAATAGACTCTTCGCCTATTATTTCTAAAgctaattttaacaaaaaaaatcaaataataatctGAATCTATATTTACCTCCCTTTCctctcttttcaatttttttatttaaaatatttatatatgtatatattagagATGTGATTTGTGTCGAAGCGAAGTTAAATGGCatagtaaaattaattttacgttAAATATTAAAGATCGTGGGTTTAAATATTgttcatataatttttatttttaaaagtaagatatataaatatactttaaaaaattactttattagTAAGATCTTATAGCGTGGGAAAGACATCACCCAAGTCAAATGGAGCCGCGAGAAATCCGGCGATCAGAGGCCGTCCGATGATCCTAGGAGTAGGAGATCATGGCCCCCCGGATCTACTTGAATCATAATGGTGGATCGCAAGTCATAATCGCACGTGGGTACAAGTTGAATCGACTACTACTAGTTGCATTAACTACTACTAGTTGAGAGATTATATTATGCACTCGGCTGCACTTGCAGGTAAAATGCCCAGGTCCATCTTTGAGGCTGAGAATTTAAGAAAGgggatgaaaataaaatataagccaCATGATAatcactgattttttttttatgacaaagATGGCAGACTTAAATGTCACTCTGTGATAGTCTTATTATACAATGACTTTGActtttaagggtatttttattttaaaaatattatttttacactcaattttaatatttaagataataTTCGTGTATTGATATATTGTATCACATGACATATCAATGCCAATGAATAATACATTAATTTTGATATCAGCTTAAGTGTTTAAGTAACATTAATCTATTGTATTGTGACACtcgaattttgatatttgaggtGAAGTTTATGTATTGATGGATTATATTGTATATCTTATCAATGTAAATGTGCAATAGAAATACGGATTGTCACCCCCAAGTGTCATTTATTACAATAGAAATAGTATTTGAACACTTAAAGTTAAAGTgtgatatttataatgatacCCTACATTAATATTTGGTTAAACTtacatattttctcataaattttacataaaaagtcTATCTATCACCTTCTGAACTTCAAATATGatatattgaatatttgatcttttataatttatatatattaactatcTAATTATATAATTAGTATTGAGTATATAATAAACATGTCATTTagcacaaaaatataaaatcgtAAAACAAAACAGTAAAACACTATGTTCAAGAATCGTCAAATTACAAATTCACCAATAAATAAGTTATGGGTAGTCAatgaaaataaagataaaaaaaaaataagagttaATTGTAAGTTATTGGTCAAAGTAAAGAAGATGGAAGATGGGGGGTCAATTATAAATTGTCGGtcgaagaaaagaaaagtgggtCAATCTCGATCTGTAGATCTTCACCAGAAGTAAAAAAGacttttcatataaaatttaaaaaatttatataaatataagtgtATTTAAGTGTTATGTCAATATAAATGTAAGATATAACACACTACCATACTTGCAAGGGAATTTGGCGTTGAAGATTCAATCACCATCGCACCGGGCACCGCCTGAGTGGCCTCTTGTTATCATTGTTGGTACTGAATAGCATATATGGAATAatattaagtaaaaataaattaatatttgaagaGATGAGCTGTGGATTGGTTATGAGGCAGCTGTCTTCTCCCATTGCCGCtgcctttccttttccttttcctttcccttgCTCTCTCTAAAACTGCCTCCATAAAGCTATATTCCCTGTACAAATTCCCAATCACTACCACTACTGCACATAAAGCTTGGCAATTTCTCAATCCCAAGCTCCGCCATGGCAGACAGGGTCTACCCTTCCGCCAAGCCCGCCACCAACGGCACCGCCGCGCCAGGTGGCGGCAACCCCTCTTTCCCGGCCACCAAGGCCCAGATGTACAACACCGCCCGCCCCCTGTACCGCCCCCAGCCCCCACGCCGCAGCCGGCGGAGCTGCTGCTGCTCCTGCTGCCTCTGGACCACCCTCCTCATCCTCATCCTCCTCGTCCTCGCCACCGTCGCGGGCGCAGTCATCTGGGTCCTGTACCGCCCCCACCGCCCTTCCTTCTCCGTCGCCGCCCTCCAAATCTCCCAATTCAACCTCACTTCCTCTCAGCTCAACGCCAAATTCAATATCTCCATCACCGCCCGTAACCCCAACAAGAAGCTCCAGTTCTTCTACGACCCCATCTCCGTCTCCATCTCCGCCGACGGCGTCAACGTCGGCTCCGGCTCTTTCCCGGCCTTCGCGCACGGCACCAAGAACACGACCACTCTGCGAACGGCAATTGTGTCCAAAGGTCAAAGCTTGGACGACTCATCAGCCACTTTACTGAAGTCGGATCTCAAGAACAAAAACGGGTTGCCCATCAAGATCCAGCTCGACACCAAGGTCAAAGTGAAGATGGGCGGGGTGAAGACGAAGAAAGTCCCCGTCAGAGTGAAATGCAGCGGCGTTACAGCTTCCGTGCCCACCGGAAAGGCGGCTGCCGCGGCCTCCACGGCGGACGCCAAGTGCAAGGTTGACCTCCGAATCAAGATCTGGAAATGGACTCTCTGAAAGATTAAAGCTGTTATCTCGTACGTAATTCCTCTTCTCGATTACTTGAAATTTCCACGttccttttgttttctcttattGGGATTGAATTAACGTTGATGGGTTTGTAAATGGAGGAAGCTTGATTCTCTTCTGTATGGTTGTAATAGGATATAGGAAGTCATCATATGATATAATTCTTTCGATGAACTGTAATaggatttatatatatgtatatttgtttggaaattgattgatttttgatCCGTTCATTCTGGTTCATAATCTGATGCTGTTTGGTTGGCGAGAAAACGAGGGAAAATAACGTGAACAGTTTTGGTTGGGGGGGTGACACGTGCGGATCATGTGAACGATAACGATCGAGGGACGGTGAGGTGTTGACATTTTAGCGCCGCGTTAATTTGGTTGTAAAGGAAACGCCACCGACGTGCGGTTGGCCCTTACTTGTCCAAGGGGGTGGTTCTGGTGACTATTTGTCTAATTTTATTGgggcccaaaataaaaaacaacaaattattattattattattattattttataaaattgaaatttatatttataaaaatacaagataaataaaattaatgtggGTATGATGCGTGTATAAAATGAcatcttaatatttttaaaatttataattgaaatGTTATACTCATTCTTGACTAAAAAATTGATTAACAAAAgatatatcaattttaattgttaaaacgACATCTAATTATGACTTATGGATAAAACATCGTTTTCGTCGAATATATTCATCACTAACTATAAAATTACTATAACCCTAAGATTTATACAATATTGAATTTTTCCCTctaataaattttctttttttcattgcaTCTCTTCATGAGTAGAGGattataatatcaaaatttaaaataagtgaaaaaagaaagaaaaagaaagcactCTTAGTCTACAAAAtacttttcaattaattttttaataaaatgcaCTAATCACTCTTCAAATAAAGCCACTTGCCTATTGATTTTTAGAAATTGCTAGGAAGACATATGACATTAAGAATTTAGTAAATTAACCTCGTAATGTctattgttaaattttaaaaatactcacATGCCCTAAAACTCTTTATTCTTACCCTTATATATCTcgctttatttttttaattcttcttaTTTAGTAATAATCATGTTAAAGTTCTGAATTTTCTCATGTAATAAACCCAATGACAATTTGAGATTCACTTTGAACCCAAATAATTAGATTCAATGCAAACCCAACATTCACATTTTATTGACCACACActttctcttttttcatttcattttctctttttttgctATCCTTTTATATTGTGGGATTGAAAAACATAGCGACGAATAAAGGTTAATCtcaattatttaattcaacCATTGGGATTAAACTCCATGTTAATTTCCAACATTTGTTGGGTTGTTGTTACAATTCAATATTGTCATTTTGATCATcacttgataatttttttaaatttattttgaatttatagagAACTTGAACGAGTAAATCTAAAATCAAggataaaatattcattttatctattttcttaatgcaataatttctcaaaatgaaaaaaataaggttGCGTCATCTttcgtgttttaatttttaatttatttttaattttatattttgagtatttattttaaaatttttgaaaacgtgttttttcgttattttaaaaaattatttcttgaaacataaaattagaaaatgcgtttattttgtaatttaaaaaaaaaattcaaagtgatattttattcaatgaattttattattaaataataaaattaactaaattttactattaaaataaaataataaaattaattaataaattagtgATATTTGaacataatttatattaagtattactatacataatatatataatacacttaataatacACTATATgtcatcttatatttttaattataatatagatatactatatttttaaaattttaaataaatatataattttatgttcaaaatttaggaataaattgttttgacactgaaaacacttaaaacaataaaatgtttttttaagtttttttataatttttttattattttcaaatatatattttttaaaaaaaataaaataaacttatttttaatattttaaagaactcaaaatttaaaatagactgaaaatagtaaagagaagaCGGTCTAAGATTCATTAAATTAGAAGTTATATTAAAGAGtgattaatgtaaatttttttaaaaaacaattgaGTGGCTAATCAGGGTGGATAAATAATTGATCAATCactcattataaataaatcattaattaatggagTTCATGTTGAGGCAATTCGGCACTCATCTCTGGAACATGACGCTGCCATCTGGCACATGAGCATTCAACAAATGCTCGCTTTAATGATTCATTAGCAACCCCATTCAAAGTATGACTTAGGCTATGAGATAAGGGGTACTTTtgtaaattaagagaaaaagaaagtcgATACCTATGTTGCATGGAAACGGGAAACGTTTTCGATAAGAAACGAAAACATGGAAAtgaacatttttctaaaaaaaagacataaatagAGTTTGAAATAGGAATATGAAACGTTTCGAAAATGAAAAAACGACTCCTATGAAGTGTTTTCGTGTTTCATAGGTCGATACAACCAACCTAGAAAACATGTACataatgaaattttgagaattattaTGGGATTTGAGATTCTTTTTacatcttaattaataaatatatatatttttatcttttaattttttattatataattttatttatactaTAACTAACTTAGACATTAGAGGGCTGATAGTTTGCATAATTTATCGTACTTTGTGATTGTATGTTTCTCGACACTATGATAAATTAGGATTCATGAGAGCAAAGTGTAGAAGTGATCTTGACCAcgtttaattcaaatataataaattatattaatgtgaatttttttataattttaaaactaaatatcAATTGTATAAattctcatttataaaatacataatgaaaatcattttttatacTAATCGCGAGCTACCTAATACAatacttttcttttgtttgcatCTTGGATCAATTatgataaaaacaa is from Diospyros lotus cultivar Yz01 chromosome 2, ASM1463336v1, whole genome shotgun sequence and encodes:
- the LOC127793745 gene encoding NDR1/HIN1-like protein 6 encodes the protein MADRVYPSAKPATNGTAAPGGGNPSFPATKAQMYNTARPLYRPQPPRRSRRSCCCSCCLWTTLLILILLVLATVAGAVIWVLYRPHRPSFSVAALQISQFNLTSSQLNAKFNISITARNPNKKLQFFYDPISVSISADGVNVGSGSFPAFAHGTKNTTTLRTAIVSKGQSLDDSSATLLKSDLKNKNGLPIKIQLDTKVKVKMGGVKTKKVPVRVKCSGVTASVPTGKAAAAASTADAKCKVDLRIKIWKWTL